A genomic segment from Triplophysa dalaica isolate WHDGS20190420 chromosome 22, ASM1584641v1, whole genome shotgun sequence encodes:
- the LOC130412212 gene encoding uncharacterized protein LOC130412212, which translates to MASIPIVVTCTSCHMFSLAFSVSGEGFTCDKCREVVRLTEKILELESRIQSLFENSKSVRTVENTSDASNVSAHSSVPVENPLQLGNFVTVRRHSRRTKHHSTVPIKVSNRFAPLSDAPTEKPAESALVIGDSIVRNVNIETPATIVKCLPGARAPDIKSNLNVLAKANRKYSKIVIHVGTNDVRLRQSEITKDNIKEVCELAKTMSDTVIFSGPLTAYRGDEIYSRLSSLNGWLSEWCLQNNIDFINNWKSFEGRPDLLKRDGLHPSWDGVSLLSRNLAHSLNNAKV; encoded by the coding sequence atggcttctattcctattgttgttacttgcacctcatgtcatatgtttagtttagccttctctgtcagcggcgagggttttacatgtgataaatgcagggaagtagttaggctgacggagaagattttagaattagagtctcgcatccaatctttatttgagaatagtaagagtgtaagaaccgtagaaaacacttcggatgcgagcaatgttagcgcacacagctcggttccggttgaaaatcccctgcagctgggaaactttgtgacggtgagacggcatagtcgcaggacaaaacatcactcaaccgttccgattaaagtctcgaacaggtttgccccgctcagtgacgcaccgactgagaaacctgctgaaagtgccctagtgatcggtgattctattgtccggaacgttaacatagagacaccagccacaatagtcaaatgtttaccgggagccagagcgcctgacatcaagtcaaacttaaatgtgctggctaaggctaatcgtaaatacagtaagattgttattcatgtcggcacaaatgatgttagactccgtcaatcggagatcactaaagataatattaaagaggtgtgtgagctcgcaaaaacgatgtcagacactgtaatattctctggcccccttactgcttaccgtggtgatgagatttatagcagattatcatcactaaatggctggttgtctgagtggtgcctgcagaataatatagattttataaataactggaagagttttgagggcagacctgacctgttgaaacgagatggtctccatccctcctgggatggggtttccctcctctctagaaatttggcacacagtcttaataatgctaaagtctga